The sequence GTATCTGTTGTGGTTTGTCGGTGTTGGAAGCGTCATCATAATTATGCGGATCTATAGCCATCTCTTAAAGACGAATCTGACTCAAAAGATCAATCTGGAAACTGAAATCAACTTGGCAAAAAATATTCAGAATAAGATTTCACCGGTGATTGAAATTGAATTCTGTGATGCGAAATTGTTTGGTAAAGTGGTGCCGGCAGTTGAAGTTGGTGGGGATTTTATCGACGCGTATCATTTATCGGATAAGAGGCTTTTTGTTGCCATTGGCGATGTCTCCGGCCATAATCTCGCAGCAGGCCTGTTAATGGCAATTACCAAAGGTGCACTCCGTTCAGAGTTAACACATTTTCAGAATTTGAAAAATTTGATGACTTCATTAAACCGCATCATTTATGAAAATTCTGAGTCCACAATGTTTATTACTTTTGCCTGTGCACTCTTCGATTTCAAGTCTCATGAAGTGGCAATTGCCAATGCTGGACATTTGCCTGTCCTGAACATAAAAGGCGGCAAAATGTTGGAAGAAAATCCGGCAGGAATCGCATTGGGTCTCACCAAAAGTACCTATTATGAAATCAAAGTTCAGCCACTTGAAAAAGATGACTTCTGGGCATTTTATACCGATGGTATTGTTGAAACGATGTCTCCAGATGGCGATGAATTTGGCGAACAGGCATTTCAAAAATATTTGCTGGAAAACTATAAAATGAACTCACAGCTGAGTTTGTTTGATCGTTTACTTCAGAAAATCGATAATTTTTCTGGCGTTAAGCCGCATCAGGATGATGTGAGTTTTTTAGGAATTGAACTTTAAGTTGACTAGTTTGTTCAATTGACTTCTATTCCAAGCCAAGTAGATTCATTCATAAAAGCGGCGCATTTCAGCTCTGCATTATGGAAACACAATTTCAATGAACCCCAATAGTCAAGAAACGTTTTTGTCTGACCTATGCACGCGTCGAGCCGTCGAAATTGAATTGCAATCCACATACTCACTTGAAACATCCCAAAAGAATTTTGCTGTTGACACGTTGCTCAGCACTCTGCCTCCGAATGCAGATGAATACTATGTACTCTTGGGTAGGGATATTGTCGAGTTATCTCCAACAGGTGGTATTTCAAAATGTTCATTCAGCAGCCGGAGCAAGTTATGTATTTAACTTAAGTTTCGCAGCTATCTAAACCACTGATTTTTTAATCTGACTTACACAGAATTATAATGTAAAACATTGATTAGTAAAGCCTTAGTTCAGCATTCCATTTTACGCACGGAGGTATAGTTATTGTAATTGCTCGACTTCTATTGACCTTTTACCCATGAACGAAAAAGACATGTTTTTTTAAAAAACCACGGATTTTCACGGATTTCTTTTGTCCAACAGCCAAAATCCGTGTTCCATCCGTGGCAATCCGTGACTCAAAGCAATCACACGCAGATCGCAAACCAGTTTGACAAATTGTTTGCAG comes from candidate division KSB1 bacterium and encodes:
- a CDS encoding SpoIIE family protein phosphatase produces the protein MKIVRRKSKSFFEKVFINHEGEYLVYLPLKERIFGFLALILMCVLIVIITHLIFGQTYLQTPTNDLILIAAYASLFFSSIMASIPMFFRRLKQFKIHFVVLSFVVFMPLGFIFVAVGDLDTFYPEEIPKSMYLLWFVGVGSVIIIMRIYSHLLKTNLTQKINLETEINLAKNIQNKISPVIEIEFCDAKLFGKVVPAVEVGGDFIDAYHLSDKRLFVAIGDVSGHNLAAGLLMAITKGALRSELTHFQNLKNLMTSLNRIIYENSESTMFITFACALFDFKSHEVAIANAGHLPVLNIKGGKMLEENPAGIALGLTKSTYYEIKVQPLEKDDFWAFYTDGIVETMSPDGDEFGEQAFQKYLLENYKMNSQLSLFDRLLQKIDNFSGVKPHQDDVSFLGIEL